The following are encoded in a window of Pseudalgibacter alginicilyticus genomic DNA:
- a CDS encoding glycoside hydrolase family 28 protein yields MKNKTLFPILILSAFVFFFNSCKNKNPKTEVINNFDKADEIIEEIKELKFPNNVFNIIDFGAKGDGKTNNSTAIKKAIESCTQAGGGKVLIPNGQFLTGPIHLKSNVNLHLEEGAIVLFTTDKKAYLPVVHTSFEGTELMNYSPLIYAYKQKNIAVTGKGTFDGQANNTNWWPWVGKNTYGYEEGSLSQHDSINLPRLRMMNEKGIPVSERVFGDGYQLRPNFFEPFECENVLLQGVTFTNAPFWVIHPIKCNYVRVDSVIVNSHGPNNDGCDPEYSKNVHITNCTFNTGDDCIAIKSGRNNDGRSVNIVSENIVIENCHMIDGHGGVVIGSEISAGVKNVFVRNCKMDSPNLDRAIRIKTNTLRGGFVENLYVKNVQVGQIKEAFLRINTYYAIYANQEGDFIPSIKNIHLEDIQVENSGKYGILIKGREQSPVENVTLTNVTIKGAKTPLSIENSEPITFKNTFINGKQY; encoded by the coding sequence ATGAAAAATAAAACCTTATTTCCAATCCTAATTCTTTCAGCTTTTGTTTTTTTCTTTAATTCATGTAAAAACAAGAATCCTAAAACAGAAGTAATCAATAATTTTGATAAAGCAGACGAAATTATTGAAGAAATAAAAGAATTAAAATTCCCAAATAACGTATTTAATATTATAGATTTTGGTGCTAAAGGAGATGGAAAGACTAATAATTCTACAGCAATTAAAAAAGCCATTGAAAGTTGTACGCAAGCAGGAGGAGGAAAAGTTCTCATACCTAATGGTCAATTCTTAACTGGTCCTATACACTTAAAAAGCAATGTAAATTTGCATTTAGAAGAGGGGGCCATCGTACTTTTTACAACAGATAAAAAAGCTTACTTACCTGTTGTACATACATCTTTTGAAGGAACTGAACTAATGAATTACTCGCCTCTGATTTATGCTTATAAACAAAAAAATATAGCAGTAACAGGCAAAGGTACTTTTGATGGTCAAGCAAACAATACAAACTGGTGGCCTTGGGTAGGGAAAAACACTTATGGATATGAAGAAGGCTCTTTGAGCCAACATGATTCAATCAATTTACCAAGATTAAGAATGATGAATGAAAAAGGTATACCAGTATCTGAACGTGTTTTTGGTGATGGCTATCAATTAAGACCTAATTTTTTTGAACCTTTTGAGTGCGAAAATGTGCTACTGCAAGGTGTAACTTTTACAAATGCTCCGTTTTGGGTAATACACCCCATAAAATGTAATTATGTTCGAGTTGATAGTGTAATAGTAAATAGCCATGGGCCAAATAACGATGGCTGTGACCCAGAATATTCTAAAAATGTTCATATAACAAATTGCACATTTAATACAGGTGATGATTGTATTGCTATCAAATCAGGAAGAAATAATGATGGTAGAAGCGTAAACATCGTTAGTGAAAATATAGTTATTGAAAATTGTCATATGATAGACGGTCATGGCGGTGTTGTTATTGGTAGCGAAATTTCAGCAGGAGTTAAAAATGTATTTGTAAGAAATTGCAAAATGGACAGTCCTAACTTAGATCGAGCTATTCGTATTAAGACCAACACATTAAGAGGTGGATTTGTGGAGAACCTGTATGTTAAAAACGTTCAAGTTGGACAAATAAAAGAAGCCTTCTTACGTATAAACACATATTATGCTATTTATGCCAATCAAGAAGGAGACTTTATCCCTTCAATAAAAAACATTCATTTAGAAGATATTCAAGTAGAAAACAGTGGTAAATATGGCATACTTATAAAAGGTAGAGAACAAAGTCCTGTTGAAAATGTAACACTTACTAATGTAACCATTAAAGGTGCAAAAACACCATTATCTATTGAAAATTCTGAGCCTATTACATTTAAAAATACATTTATAAACGGAAAGCAATATTAA
- a CDS encoding alpha/beta hydrolase → MSFSQGFEINLWSNVPGAIKDIDYKEQFTYFNNGEINGVSKVSQPTITVFLADSTISNGTGLVICPGGAYSHLSINKEGFSVAKWLNSIGISAFVLKYRLPSDAIMIDKSIGPLQDAQQAMKLVRLHSKKWHLNPNKIGIMGFSAGGHLAATLSTRYAEKLLPTLDSISAKPNFSILIYPVISMKDEMTHINSRKNLLGTDITEKYLNKYSNEIQVNGNTPKTFLVHASDDNSVPVQNSLTYYRALNKNKVPVEMHIYQKGGHGFGMGSEENNNFWPIACENWLAFNKYILKRAN, encoded by the coding sequence TTGAGCTTCTCTCAAGGTTTTGAAATAAATTTATGGAGTAATGTGCCTGGAGCTATAAAAGATATAGATTACAAAGAACAATTCACTTACTTTAATAACGGAGAGATAAATGGCGTTAGTAAGGTATCACAGCCTACTATAACTGTTTTTTTAGCAGACTCTACAATTTCAAATGGTACAGGGCTAGTAATATGCCCAGGTGGAGCATACTCTCATTTATCAATAAATAAAGAAGGATTTTCAGTAGCAAAATGGCTTAATTCTATTGGGATATCTGCTTTTGTACTTAAATACAGACTCCCTTCTGATGCTATTATGATTGATAAATCAATAGGGCCACTTCAAGATGCACAACAAGCAATGAAGTTAGTAAGGTTACATTCTAAAAAATGGCATTTAAACCCCAATAAAATTGGAATTATGGGATTTTCTGCTGGAGGACATTTAGCAGCTACCTTATCAACTCGATATGCAGAAAAACTATTACCAACATTAGACAGTATTAGTGCCAAACCTAATTTTTCTATTTTAATATACCCTGTTATTTCTATGAAAGATGAAATGACACATATAAATTCGAGAAAAAACTTATTAGGAACAGATATAACAGAAAAATATTTAAATAAATATTCTAATGAAATTCAAGTTAACGGAAATACCCCGAAAACCTTTTTAGTACATGCTTCAGATGATAATTCTGTGCCCGTGCAGAATTCTTTAACTTACTACAGGGCTCTTAACAAAAATAAAGTTCCAGTTGAAATGCATATATACCAAAAGGGAGGTCATGGCTTTGGAATGGGATCTGAGGAAAATAACAATTTCTGGCCAATTGCATGTGAAAACTGGTTAGCTTTCAATAAGTACATATTAAAGAGAGCTAATTAA
- a CDS encoding T9SS type A sorting domain-containing protein, with protein MKKQLLLLIVLMLSFTTALEAQIKVWDLAGEQLGAGYTNMLTTNDLNDIFHNGITYGNSGLSMAAGTFVINSSEPGISYVTTSANQDRIRTNNTTQTRYDESAVPGPAAEAPYTNGTTNYVGGIYANGTGNHGRRHLLLDLVSGDKITVIMSLQSTGGATEGTFTVRDPLDVDVVYGPYDTTPDYYGAYAIHIEAATTGAYKLYTTENKAKFYRVYDDYVTMTGIPDINGEALSVKNMSHVTTDLHAAGDRVYVSNVKSNTEIKIYSITGVLVKAFKTNIDTDFSFKSGLYIATVKTFEGQKSIKLLLN; from the coding sequence ATGAAAAAACAACTACTTTTACTTATCGTATTAATGTTAAGTTTTACAACAGCACTCGAGGCACAAATCAAAGTATGGGATTTAGCCGGTGAACAATTAGGAGCGGGTTACACGAATATGTTAACGACAAATGATTTGAATGACATATTTCATAATGGTATTACCTATGGAAATTCTGGGCTATCAATGGCTGCAGGTACTTTTGTTATTAATTCTAGTGAGCCTGGAATCAGTTATGTTACAACATCTGCCAATCAAGACAGGATTAGAACCAATAATACAACACAAACAAGATATGATGAATCAGCTGTTCCTGGTCCAGCAGCAGAAGCTCCTTATACTAATGGCACAACTAATTATGTAGGCGGAATCTATGCAAATGGTACAGGAAATCATGGAAGACGTCATTTATTATTAGATTTAGTGTCTGGTGATAAAATAACTGTTATAATGTCACTGCAATCTACTGGTGGTGCTACAGAGGGAACATTTACTGTTAGGGATCCTTTAGATGTAGATGTGGTTTATGGTCCTTATGATACAACACCTGATTATTATGGTGCTTATGCAATACATATTGAAGCGGCCACTACTGGTGCCTATAAATTATACACAACAGAAAATAAAGCTAAATTTTATAGAGTTTATGATGATTATGTTACCATGACAGGTATTCCAGATATAAATGGAGAAGCGCTTTCTGTTAAAAACATGTCTCATGTAACTACAGATTTACATGCGGCTGGAGATAGAGTGTATGTATCAAATGTAAAATCAAATACAGAAATTAAAATATATAGCATTACAGGTGTTTTAGTTAAAGCATTTAAAACAAATATCGATACAGACTTTAGTTTTAAATCAGGTTTATATATTGCAACAGTAAAGACTTTTGAAGGTCAAAAATCAATTAAATTATTATTAAATTAA
- a CDS encoding pectate lyase family protein, producing MKIYYPIIVIALLLFSACGSDSPDEENGGEGQDGPTAVVEEALAFPGAEGFGKNTTGGRGGRVIYVTNLQDSGSGSLRSAIQASGPRYILFKVSGTIALRSDLKIENGDVTIAGQTAPGDGICIKNYPVTINTNNVIIRYLRFRMGDEAQQEDDALGARFQENIVVDHCSMSWSTDECASFYNNTNTTIQWCMISESLTISVHDKGAHGYGGIWGGKYASFHHNLLAHHDARNPRLSETTGSSFSFTDLTDLRNNVIYNWGSNSTYGGEGMNANIVNNYYKPGPRTFQNTALKEGRIFAMDKTKVYGYDNYDVWGKFYIDGNYVDGYPNSTNDNWTYGVYNQFHASYTSYTNTCTDSNGYIINCGYSIPVTDEDKAAMKLSEPHDIENNVTTHTAEIAYNKVLDYAGASLVRDVVDIRVVNDVRTGTYQYEGSEGSTLGLIDSQADVGGWPELISEPAPVDTSGDGMPDAWKIEKKLNVSESNPNGNDLSTGYDNVEVYINSLVENITNNQI from the coding sequence ATGAAAATATATTATCCAATTATAGTAATAGCATTGCTTCTTTTTTCAGCTTGTGGTAGTGATTCACCTGATGAAGAAAATGGAGGTGAAGGCCAAGATGGCCCAACAGCTGTTGTAGAAGAGGCTTTGGCATTCCCTGGAGCAGAAGGTTTTGGTAAAAACACTACCGGAGGTAGAGGCGGCAGAGTGATTTACGTTACCAATCTACAAGATAGTGGCTCTGGTAGTTTACGATCAGCTATTCAGGCATCAGGACCTCGTTATATTTTATTTAAAGTTTCAGGTACCATAGCGCTTAGATCGGACTTAAAAATAGAAAATGGCGATGTTACAATTGCAGGACAAACAGCTCCAGGCGATGGAATTTGTATAAAAAATTACCCTGTCACAATAAACACTAATAATGTTATTATCAGATATTTAAGATTCAGAATGGGAGATGAAGCACAACAAGAAGATGATGCATTAGGAGCTCGGTTTCAAGAAAATATTGTTGTAGACCATTGTTCTATGAGCTGGTCTACTGATGAGTGTGCCTCATTTTATAATAATACAAATACAACAATACAATGGTGTATGATTTCAGAAAGTTTAACAATTTCTGTTCATGATAAAGGTGCTCACGGTTATGGAGGCATATGGGGTGGAAAATACGCTTCTTTTCATCATAACTTATTAGCGCACCATGATGCTAGAAACCCAAGATTAAGTGAAACAACAGGCTCTTCTTTTTCTTTTACAGATTTAACAGATTTAAGAAATAATGTTATTTATAACTGGGGAAGCAATAGTACTTATGGAGGAGAAGGTATGAATGCTAATATTGTTAACAATTATTACAAACCAGGGCCTAGAACTTTTCAAAATACAGCTTTAAAGGAAGGACGTATTTTTGCTATGGATAAAACAAAGGTATATGGATATGACAATTATGATGTTTGGGGTAAATTTTATATAGATGGAAACTATGTAGATGGTTACCCAAATTCAACAAATGATAATTGGACCTATGGTGTTTATAACCAATTTCATGCATCTTACACATCTTACACAAATACCTGTACAGATTCTAATGGCTACATTATTAATTGTGGATATAGTATTCCTGTAACTGATGAAGATAAAGCAGCCATGAAATTAAGCGAACCTCATGATATTGAGAATAATGTAACAACACATACTGCAGAAATAGCTTACAACAAAGTTCTTGATTACGCAGGTGCATCATTAGTACGTGATGTTGTTGACATTAGAGTTGTAAATGATGTAAGAACAGGTACTTATCAATATGAAGGTTCTGAAGGCAGTACTTTAGGATTAATTGATTCCCAAGCAGATGTTGGTGGTTGGCCAGAATTAATATCAGAACCAGCTCCTGTTGATACTTCAGGTGATGGTATGCCAGACGCATGGAAAATTGAGAAAAAATTAAATGTATCTGAATCAAATCCTAATGGAAATGATTTAAGTACGGGTTACGATAATGTTGAAGTTTATATTAACAGTCTTGTTGAAAATATTACAAACAACCAGATTTAG
- a CDS encoding DUF4838 domain-containing protein, whose amino-acid sequence MRKIKYEKIKSYYKIILFCISLSVLSCKSSSFVIDSEALDSTVIVLPENPNSINLFSARELNYHLKLIYGKELPIINTKDPEYKQHIFLGIMPKVYEKDLSSEEGVYLVQDTDIYVFGYDKVNSTYNNSNPGDYNDIVLSEVLDMRYNQTGSLFGLYNFIEKELEVTWLKSGENGVFYTENVSHSIKNKEVSWVPSFTQRNIRTGDFKTVSGKKFAPDEFDLTEEERIQSNIDHYVWLRRMKFGYSNYYQFQHAFNTYWDDFKDTKPDIFALNGNGERKPYNRKDRKGRTERIKMCPSNEDLPGIMVEKWLEAKKNNPLQHSGSISVCENDSDGFGDPEWCHCEGCLALDTREEGEPLSKSLSDRYIHLWNKVVTEAQKYQKDILVSGYAYEQMLLPPKREKLHPSTLVEFVPELLADFDKTQKLYEDWRAVGMTKMYFRPNDLHWQFGMSLGLEKRVFEHFQLAVKNGAEGTDYDSLIIFGEGVSDMVNFILAKAHQNPDETFENLENEFLDVFGAAKEDIRKFYGYWREIYTNELVPEDLSLSDGRIPTYFKFGKMGGLTRRIDEFYEISDFDKTDMLLNNALDKDISDQAKDYINRMKISNKHSRLTFLALVAGIDGDSEELTKKTKELIAFRVANKNIIDVDWEELFNVQYRQLKNQLKIENL is encoded by the coding sequence ATGAGAAAAATAAAATATGAGAAAATAAAAAGTTATTATAAAATAATACTGTTTTGCATTTCTTTAAGTGTTCTGTCATGCAAAAGCTCTTCTTTCGTTATAGATAGTGAGGCATTGGATAGTACAGTTATTGTATTACCTGAAAACCCTAACTCAATAAATTTATTTTCAGCAAGAGAATTAAATTATCACCTTAAGTTAATATATGGAAAAGAGTTACCTATTATTAACACAAAAGATCCTGAATATAAACAGCATATATTTTTAGGGATAATGCCGAAAGTGTATGAAAAAGATCTTAGTAGCGAAGAAGGAGTTTATCTTGTTCAGGATACTGATATATATGTGTTTGGTTATGATAAAGTTAATAGTACTTACAACAATTCTAATCCAGGGGATTACAATGATATTGTATTGAGTGAAGTGTTAGATATGCGCTATAATCAAACGGGCTCCTTGTTTGGTTTGTATAATTTTATTGAAAAAGAACTTGAAGTTACTTGGTTGAAATCTGGTGAAAACGGTGTTTTTTATACAGAAAATGTATCTCATTCTATAAAAAATAAAGAAGTTTCCTGGGTGCCATCTTTTACTCAAAGGAATATTAGAACTGGAGATTTTAAGACGGTATCAGGTAAAAAATTTGCACCTGATGAATTTGATTTAACTGAAGAAGAGAGAATACAAAGCAATATAGATCATTACGTGTGGCTTAGACGAATGAAATTTGGTTATAGTAACTATTATCAATTTCAACATGCTTTTAACACTTATTGGGATGATTTTAAAGATACAAAACCAGATATTTTTGCACTGAATGGTAATGGTGAAAGAAAACCCTATAACAGAAAAGATAGAAAAGGAAGAACTGAAAGAATTAAGATGTGTCCATCTAATGAGGATTTACCTGGAATTATGGTTGAAAAATGGTTAGAAGCTAAGAAAAACAACCCACTACAACATAGTGGTTCTATTTCTGTTTGTGAAAATGATAGTGATGGTTTTGGAGATCCTGAATGGTGTCATTGTGAAGGGTGTTTGGCATTAGATACTCGCGAAGAAGGAGAGCCATTAAGTAAGAGCCTCTCAGATAGATATATTCACTTATGGAACAAAGTTGTAACAGAAGCACAAAAGTATCAAAAAGATATTTTAGTTTCTGGCTATGCTTATGAACAAATGTTGTTACCTCCTAAAAGAGAAAAATTACATCCTTCTACTTTAGTAGAATTTGTACCTGAATTGTTAGCGGACTTTGATAAAACTCAAAAGTTATACGAGGATTGGAGAGCTGTAGGTATGACAAAAATGTACTTCAGACCTAATGATTTACATTGGCAATTTGGTATGTCGTTAGGATTAGAAAAACGAGTTTTTGAGCATTTTCAATTAGCTGTTAAGAATGGAGCTGAAGGGACTGATTATGATTCTTTAATTATATTTGGAGAAGGTGTTTCTGATATGGTTAACTTCATATTGGCAAAAGCACATCAGAATCCTGATGAAACGTTTGAGAACCTTGAAAATGAGTTTTTAGACGTTTTTGGAGCGGCTAAAGAAGACATCAGGAAATTTTATGGATATTGGAGAGAAATCTACACTAATGAATTAGTTCCTGAGGATTTATCTCTAAGTGATGGCAGGATACCTACTTATTTCAAATTTGGTAAAATGGGTGGGCTAACAAGACGAATTGATGAATTTTATGAAATATCTGATTTTGATAAAACAGATATGTTATTAAACAATGCTCTCGATAAAGATATTTCAGATCAAGCTAAAGATTATATCAATAGAATGAAAATTTCGAATAAACATTCAAGATTAACCTTCTTGGCTTTAGTGGCAGGAATTGATGGCGATTCGGAAGAACTTACAAAAAAAACAAAGGAACTTATAGCTTTTAGAGTTGCCAATAAAAATATTATTGATGTAGATTGGGAAGAGCTTTTTAATGTTCAATACAGGCAATTAAAAAATCAATTAAAAATTGAGAACCTTTAG
- a CDS encoding DUF5123 domain-containing protein — protein sequence MKNKKNIFNIKTVIFMCLVVAIFNACDKDNDETFEKTRLFRPVLNEELTAEGNTIIVNMGKLKEAVGYTIEVSRDTFATIEYTVKSDDNYLLLDSNTVGEELFWNTLYQVRSIAHSSDSQYDSKYSDLGNVRTERFPSILNVPTTNDVIDVAARVSWSTENSGAAVTGIKVFSADDLRLETPLFSEISVSPEEQEAGESFVYGLDPETIYQIGIYSGEELRGWVKYTTRVPDIDPNGPNVIDIRDNEYSSAVLDAMYTAPDNSVILVKRGVEYAAPTISLDKSITIRAAYGFGDKKAQLLFSGSFDLVEYASVNHLRFVDLELRSTNWDSKYLLDLGKRGSIGEVNFENCYITNFRGVLKIKAADITVDNYIINNSIVDSINGYGIAGQDHAGSVLNNIKFSNSTINRAGYFIISRNNSKSIIVEDCTIANILEVQRPMFRYRQSGQDNVTDGIIIRNCIIGHAWDRAGDGTTAIRGTDGLEDTFFNTPNNYTVSDFSWEAYPILTLPVGNAGITQEDLWEDPDNNNFTIKNSGFIGKYDTGDPRWRVQL from the coding sequence ATGAAAAATAAAAAAAATATTTTTAATATTAAGACAGTTATATTTATGTGTCTAGTCGTTGCAATATTTAACGCTTGTGATAAAGATAATGACGAAACATTTGAAAAAACACGATTATTTCGTCCTGTTCTTAATGAAGAATTAACAGCAGAAGGAAACACAATAATCGTGAATATGGGAAAATTAAAAGAGGCCGTTGGATATACCATAGAAGTAAGTAGAGATACATTTGCTACAATTGAATATACAGTGAAATCGGATGATAATTATTTATTACTTGACTCAAATACTGTGGGAGAAGAACTATTTTGGAATACGTTATACCAAGTAAGATCTATAGCTCACTCTTCCGATAGCCAATATGATAGCAAATATTCAGATTTAGGAAATGTAAGAACAGAACGATTTCCTTCAATATTAAATGTTCCAACAACAAATGACGTTATTGATGTTGCAGCAAGAGTGTCATGGTCTACAGAAAACTCTGGAGCTGCAGTAACTGGAATCAAAGTTTTTTCAGCAGATGATTTAAGGTTAGAAACCCCCCTTTTTTCTGAAATATCGGTATCACCAGAAGAACAGGAAGCTGGCGAGTCTTTTGTTTATGGTTTAGACCCTGAAACAATCTATCAAATAGGAATTTACAGTGGAGAGGAACTTAGAGGATGGGTAAAATATACAACACGCGTACCTGATATTGATCCAAACGGACCAAATGTAATTGATATTCGTGATAATGAATATAGCAGTGCTGTATTGGATGCAATGTATACAGCTCCTGATAATTCTGTGATTTTGGTTAAAAGAGGAGTAGAATATGCTGCACCTACAATTAGCCTTGATAAATCAATAACCATACGTGCAGCCTATGGATTTGGTGATAAAAAAGCGCAACTTCTTTTTTCTGGTAGTTTTGACCTTGTTGAATATGCTTCCGTTAATCATTTACGATTTGTAGATTTAGAACTTAGAAGTACAAACTGGGATAGTAAATATCTTTTGGATCTTGGCAAAAGAGGTTCTATTGGAGAGGTGAATTTTGAAAATTGCTACATTACTAATTTTAGAGGTGTTTTAAAAATAAAAGCAGCAGACATCACAGTTGATAATTATATAATTAACAATTCAATAGTTGATAGTATTAATGGATATGGAATTGCAGGACAAGATCACGCAGGAAGTGTTTTAAATAATATCAAATTTTCTAATAGCACTATTAATCGTGCTGGTTACTTTATTATTTCTAGAAATAATTCTAAATCTATAATAGTAGAGGACTGTACTATTGCCAATATTTTAGAAGTTCAACGCCCTATGTTTAGATACAGACAAAGTGGTCAAGACAATGTAACCGATGGTATAATTATCAGAAACTGTATTATTGGACATGCGTGGGATAGAGCAGGCGATGGAACTACTGCAATCAGAGGAACTGACGGCCTTGAAGACACCTTTTTTAATACACCTAATAACTATACTGTTTCCGATTTTTCATGGGAAGCTTATCCTATATTAACACTTCCTGTAGGGAATGCTGGTATCACACAAGAAGATTTATGGGAAGACCCAGACAATAATAATTTTACTATTAAAAATAGTGGGTTTATTGGTAAATATGATACTGGTGATCCAAGATGGCGAGTTCAATTATAA
- a CDS encoding glycoside hydrolase family 28 protein: MNYTFLLRKIMLNNQLQLKKLITLFIIIGFSALASSQVYNVKDYGAIGNATALDTKAIQEAIDTAFKAGGGQVLLPPGTYKVGGVELKDNINLHISAGATLLGSELQSDYIEWDSKAESRTTIYANKFVVYANGAKNISISGQGVIHGNGDNYFQITAPQINRPFLIQLVNCKNVRIRDIQMLESANWTCHLLFCENVVVDGITLKNSTRANRDGLDIDGCNNVIVTNSIVHSQDDAIVLKSSGNKVCKNIKISNCIVTTEASAIKLGTESSGGYQNITISDCTIKDVPLLSGLSIMSVDGAILDNLQISNIQMENVATPIFLRLGNRNRPYKTGEYVPTIATVSNISFNNITAINAKYPSIMAGLHSKKISDITINNFSVSYIDPFEGPFVEPNKIPFNDMVYPSALIFGRNLPTYAFYVRNIENISMSNISISSKATQKVHPFLFDYIDNLKLKNITADTFKKDGSIAYLRNINGLTASEFHLKNGHINTFTIEKDNCSDIHIENTSKGSVINEIPALKDEQLYATVMATTIFDIDGIIKNKPIESINKFEVEGALKDEPLPYHNLKSPLKIQFKIEGEPQSTPQLCFLVKNKNSLSSEKNNYLILEYEGVEQKVNVEWNRWGWASLTLSKKIPVGSKIKFKLAQEHSDLLISKVYLRYLNLGYTD; encoded by the coding sequence ATGAATTATACATTTTTATTAAGAAAAATAATGCTGAATAATCAATTACAATTAAAAAAACTGATAACCTTATTTATTATAATAGGCTTTTCAGCTTTAGCTTCAAGTCAAGTATACAACGTTAAAGATTATGGGGCTATTGGTAATGCAACAGCATTAGACACCAAGGCTATACAAGAGGCTATAGATACAGCCTTTAAAGCTGGAGGGGGACAAGTTTTACTTCCACCTGGAACATATAAAGTAGGTGGTGTAGAGTTAAAAGATAATATCAATCTCCACATATCAGCAGGTGCTACTTTATTAGGTAGTGAGTTACAAAGTGATTATATAGAATGGGATAGCAAAGCAGAATCTCGAACAACTATTTATGCAAATAAATTTGTTGTATATGCCAACGGAGCAAAAAACATTTCTATTTCAGGTCAAGGCGTTATTCATGGAAATGGGGATAATTATTTTCAAATAACAGCACCTCAAATTAACCGTCCTTTTCTTATTCAATTGGTAAACTGTAAAAATGTTAGAATCCGTGATATTCAAATGCTTGAATCAGCAAATTGGACCTGTCATTTACTTTTTTGTGAAAACGTGGTAGTCGATGGAATAACACTAAAAAATTCTACAAGAGCCAACCGAGATGGATTGGATATTGATGGTTGCAACAATGTGATAGTAACTAATTCAATAGTTCATTCTCAAGATGATGCCATTGTTCTTAAATCTTCGGGTAATAAAGTTTGCAAAAACATTAAAATTAGTAACTGTATTGTTACTACTGAAGCGTCTGCCATAAAATTAGGAACAGAATCTAGTGGTGGATACCAAAACATTACTATTTCAGACTGTACTATAAAAGATGTACCACTTTTATCTGGGTTAAGTATCATGTCTGTAGATGGTGCTATTTTAGATAATCTACAAATTAGCAATATTCAAATGGAAAATGTAGCAACACCTATCTTCTTAAGATTAGGAAACCGCAACAGACCATATAAAACAGGAGAATATGTACCCACAATAGCTACGGTTTCTAATATTTCATTTAATAATATAACTGCTATTAATGCTAAGTATCCTTCTATTATGGCTGGTTTACATTCAAAGAAGATAAGTGATATAACCATTAATAATTTTAGTGTATCCTATATAGATCCTTTTGAAGGCCCTTTTGTTGAACCAAACAAAATTCCTTTTAATGATATGGTTTATCCATCAGCATTAATATTTGGAAGAAATTTACCTACTTATGCCTTTTATGTTCGTAATATAGAAAATATAAGTATGTCTAATATTTCTATAAGTTCTAAAGCTACACAAAAAGTACATCCTTTCCTTTTTGATTATATAGATAATTTAAAATTAAAAAATATAACGGCTGACACTTTTAAAAAAGATGGATCGATTGCATATCTTAGAAATATTAATGGCCTCACTGCTTCAGAATTTCATTTGAAGAATGGACATATCAATACTTTTACTATTGAAAAAGACAATTGTTCAGACATACATATCGAAAACACATCTAAAGGTTCTGTTATTAATGAAATCCCTGCGTTAAAGGATGAACAATTATACGCTACTGTTATGGCAACTACTATTTTTGACATTGATGGGATTATAAAAAACAAGCCAATAGAGTCTATAAATAAATTTGAGGTAGAAGGAGCATTAAAAGATGAACCATTACCTTATCATAATTTAAAATCACCACTTAAAATTCAGTTTAAAATTGAAGGCGAACCACAATCAACTCCACAATTATGTTTTTTAGTTAAAAACAAAAACTCTTTGTCAAGCGAGAAGAATAATTATTTAATACTGGAATATGAAGGCGTTGAGCAAAAAGTGAATGTAGAATGGAATCGTTGGGGATGGGCTTCATTAACTTTAAGTAAAAAGATACCCGTAGGGTCAAAAATTAAATTTAAGCTTGCTCAAGAGCATTCAGATTTACTTATTTCAAAAGTATATTTGCGTTATTTAAATTTAGGATATACAGACTAA